One region of Mucilaginibacter gotjawali genomic DNA includes:
- a CDS encoding MarR family winged helix-turn-helix transcriptional regulator codes for MNLYQSLGYLVMGSRLRRLSESFLSEINRAYQNEGIDFDASWFPVFYLLSKNDALSIKELSEQTEVSHPAASQLITNLKNKNLVTSATCADDGRRQLITLTDKGRDLLQQIMPVWDAILLAMDELITDNPTSDNLLPAVDAMEKVFKQNSLAEKIGSKLSVELKPAANE; via the coding sequence ATGAATTTATACCAAAGCCTGGGATACCTTGTAATGGGCAGCCGCTTACGGCGGTTAAGCGAGAGTTTTTTATCAGAAATTAACCGTGCTTACCAAAATGAGGGCATTGATTTTGATGCCAGCTGGTTCCCGGTATTTTATTTATTGTCGAAGAACGACGCTTTGTCTATCAAGGAGTTAAGCGAACAAACCGAGGTTTCGCACCCGGCTGCCAGCCAGCTCATCACCAATTTAAAAAACAAAAACCTGGTAACCAGCGCCACCTGTGCCGATGATGGGCGGAGGCAATTGATTACACTTACTGATAAAGGAAGGGATCTGTTACAGCAGATTATGCCTGTTTGGGATGCGATACTATTGGCGATGGACGAATTGATAACAGATAACCCCACATCTGACAACCTGCTGCCCGCTGTTGACGCTATGGAAAAAGTATTTAAACAAAACAGCTTAGCCGAAAAAATTGGCAGTAAACTATCCGTTGAACTTAAACCTGCAGCTAATGAGTAA